Proteins encoded by one window of Xenopus tropicalis strain Nigerian chromosome 6, UCB_Xtro_10.0, whole genome shotgun sequence:
- the LOC101734591 gene encoding oocyte zinc finger protein XlCOF6-like → MKAEPNLDSAELPKPETDSESGTRDGDCLTSSDGSGFICYKCGETFTVNSHLLAHLCGKQLRSYSREKLYSCTECGKRFSLLPSLVTHIRIHAGEKPFTCTECGKKFTLKSSLHKHEMSHRGEKPFKCTECGKSYTEKHALHVHERIHTGEKPFTCTECGKKFTLKSSLHKHEMSHRGEKPFACTECGKGYTEKRGLLVHERIHNGEKPFTCTKCGETFSEKRKLKRHEINHKYKPYACSECGKNYSDMEKLCRHQAIHIDDKVFKCKVCEKGFSRKGHLKIHERIHTGERPYTCAECGKCFIRKSHLKIHERIHTGERPYTCTECGKCFNKKNILQKHQRTHTGEKPFTCAECGKSFAVKRSLLVHERIHTGEKPCICTECGKSFSEKSTLNRHQKIHTGEKPYACTECEKCFTDKGGLRIHERTHTGEKPFTCTECGKGFSDKGSLRTHLRIHTGVKPFTCKECGKKFTVKRALLKHERTHTRGKPCARMSCQN, encoded by the coding sequence ATGAAGGCGGAACCCAATTTAGACTCTGCTGAACTGCCCAAACCAGAGACTGACTCGGAGTCCGGCACAAGAGATGGCGATTGCTTAACAAGCTCTGATGGATCAGGTTTTATCTGCTATAAGTGTGGGGAAACCTTCACTGTGAATAGCCATCTTCTCGCCCACCTCTGTGGGAAACAACTGAGAAGCTACTCCAGAGAGAAACTATACAGctgtacagagtgtgggaaaagATTCTCTTTATTACCGAGTTTGGTTACACACATAAGAATCCAcgcaggggagaaaccattcacctgtacagaatgtgggaaaaaatTCACTCTAAAGAGCTCCCTTCACAAACATGAAATGAGTCACAGAGGGGAGAAACCTTTTAAATGTACAGAATGTGGAAAAAGTTATACTGAAAAGCACGCACTTCATGTACATGAAagaattcacaccggggagaaaccattcacctgtacagaatgtgggaaaaaatTCACTCTGAAGAGCTCCCTTCACAAACATGAAATGAGTCACagaggggagaaaccatttgcatGTACAGAATGCGGAAAAGGTTATACTGAAAAGCGCGGCCTTCTTGTTCATGAAAGAATTCACaatggggagaaaccattcacctgtacaaaATGTGGGGAAACTTTTTCTGAAAAGAGAAAACTCAAGAGGCATGAAATAAATCACAAATACAAGCCCTATGCATGTAGTGAATGTGGTAAAAATTATTCTGACATGGAAAAGCTTTGCAGGCACCAAGCAATTCATATAGATGATAAAGTTTTTAAATGTAAAGTATGTGAAAAAGGCTTTTCTCGCAAGGGCCATCTTAAAATTCATGaaagaatccacacaggggagagacCATACACTTGTGcagaatgtggcaaatgttttattCGCAAGAGCCATCTTAAAATCCATgaaagaattcacacaggggagagacCATACACCTGTACggaatgtggcaaatgttttaataaaaaaaacattcttcaAAAACATCAACGGActcacactggagagaaaccattcacctgtgcagaatgtgggaaaagtttcgcTGTAAAGCGCAGCCTTCTCGTACATGAAAGAatccacaccggggagaaaccatgtatctgtacagaatgtgggaaaagtttttctGAAAAGAGCACCCTTAATCGCCACCAAAAAATCCACACCGGAGAGAAACCATACGCATGTACAGAATGTGAGAaatgttttacagataagggcGGCCTTCGTATACATGAGAGAActcacactggagagaaaccattcacctgtacagaatgtgggaaaggtttttcagataagggcaGCCTTCGTACACATTTGAGAATTCACACTGGggtgaaaccattcacctgtaaaGAATGTGGGAAAAAATTCACTGTAAAGCGCGCACTTCTCAAACATGAACGAACCCATACCAGGGGGAAACCATGTGCCCGTATGTCATGCCAGAATTGA